The genomic segment AAGGTCGGATCATAAGCTGTATCGAGCATATCCCTGCCGAGAGAATCGAGAAAAGGCCCTGTTATCGACGCCGAGCGCCCTACCCGCACATTATAATCCTGACTGAGCGAGTCATAGGAAACGAACAAATAATATTGCTTGAGCTCAGCATTATAAATCATATAAGGACCTTCCACTGCCCCCGATTCCGAGGCAGCGCGAGCCGCGATTTTCGTCCCGTAGCCCTGCTCCTTAAGCTTGCCGGTAGCCGGATCGAGCGGAGCTGCATAGATGCCTCCGAAAAAAGAGCCATACACGAACCAAGGCTTGCCTTCGGCATCCTTCACAATATTAGGATCAATCGCATTGGGCTCGTCTCCAGGCCCCGTCTTTACGACTTCCCCCTGATCCGTCCACGGCCCTTCCAGCGAATCGCTTGTCGCAACCCCAATAAACGACCGGTTTGAACCAAAGGTCGACGCGGAATAATATAAATAGAAGCGATCGCCAAGCTTTGCCACCTCTGGCGCCCACATGCCGGTTGCCCCCGTCCATGCTTCTGCTTCCGCTGGAACTCCATCAAGCGCATAGCCGGCCCATTCCCAGTTCATTAGATCCTTCGATTTTCTGACCATAAGTCCCGGCTTTGCCGTTCCGCCGACCTTAACATCCGTGGAGAAAATATAATACGTATCCCCATCCTTAATAATAGAAGGATCATGCACATTGCTCATATTCCACGCCTGCTCATTGTCTATATTCGCTGTATCATACATCGGGTAGCTAGTCGGCGCCTGCGGATAAACTAGTTCCTCGCCCGAGCAGCCCGTTAGCCAAACCGTAGCAATTGCCGTCATCGTTAAAAAATATCGTTTCATAGGCGCCTCTAACCTTTCACGCCAGAAATGGCAACCGATTCAATAATTTGCTTCTGGAATACGAGAAAAATAATAAGCATCGGCAGCAGCGCAATAAAAGAGGCCGCCATAATAAGCGCATAATCGGTCTGAATCGCATAAGTCGCGTTAAAATTCGCAATGACGAGCTGGAGCGTCTGCTTCTCCGGCGAATTCAAATAAATAATCGGCGCCAAATAATCATTCCATACCGCCATAAACCATAAAATAAGCTGCGCCGCCACAGCTGGACGGATAAGCGGGAAAATGATTTTGGAGAAAATGCCGAAATACGAGCTGCCGTCTATTTTTGCCGCTTCAATAATCGCCCCTGGCACGCTCGTCAAATACTGCCGCAGAAAAAAGATCATCATAATGTTGCCGAACAGTCCCGGCACGATTAGCGGCTTGAGCGTATCAACCCAGCCAAATTCGGAGAACAGAATAAACTGCGGAATCATGACCGCCGGGTAAGGAATCATTAAGGCGGATAGCAGCAGCAGAAAAATCATATTTTTGAAAGGAAAACGCAGCTTGGCGAAGGCGAACGCCGCCAGACTTGAGGTGAATGTGCCGATAATCGTCACGCACACCGTAATGATCAGGCTGTTCTGAATGCCGCTAAGCAGCGGACCCTTTTCCCAAATTTCGATATACTTCTCAAAATGGAACGTTTCCGGTATCCATACCGGAGGCAGCGCAAAAACCTCCGCCTTCGACTTGAAGGAGGTCGACAACGTCCACAGCAGCGGGGCAACCATAAAGACAGCACCGACACTGATGACGATAAAAGCAAGCACATCGGTCAGATTGAATCTTTTTAACGATAGCATAATTCAGGCTTCACTCCTTTCCTGCCGGCAAGTTTATTCCATATCCTTCGAGGCGCGTTCATTCATGCGGAACTGCACGAGCGTAATGACGAAAATAAACAGTCCCAGCAGCATCGCCATCCCCGAAGCATAGCCCATCTGCAGGTTCTCGAACGCTTTCTTCCATACATAGAAAACGACCGTTGCGGAGCTGTATTCCGGCCCGCCCGTCGGCGTCATAATGTTAACCTCAGTGAAAATTTGCGCTCCCCCGATAATTTTCGTGACGACGATAAAAAATGTGACAGGCTTCACCATCGGGAACGTAATGTTCCAAAAAATGTTCCAGCTATTCGCGCCGTCCAATTGGGCCGCTTCATAATAATCCTTCGGCACGCTTTGCAGCGCAGCCAAATAAAGCAGCATGGAATACCCGATATTTTTCCAAATCATCATCAATATAAGAGCAGGCTTTACCGTATATTTATCCGCGAGCCAGTTCGGGCCCTCAAAGCCAAACAGCGCTAGAAACTGGTTCACCAGTCCATAATCGCCATTATAAGCCCACTGCCACAGTATCGATACCGCTGCAAGCGACGAAATAACCGGCACATAATAAATGACCCGGAACGTTGTCGTGCCGAACATTTTCCGATTCAGGCCCATCGCCAGCAGCAGCGCTAATGTAATTTCAATTGGAATACCAATCATCATAAAAATCGTATTAAAGCTCGCTTTATAAAAAAGCTCATCCGCGAGAATATCTTTAAAATTGTCCAGCCCAATAAACGTCATCTGCCCAAGCCCATCCCAATCGGTAAAAGAACCATATAGAGAGTACAGCAGCGGGTACAGCGTAAACAAAAGATAGCCGACAACGGGCGCCAGCACGAATAAATACCCGTAATAGCCTTCCTTCCGGTAAAGATTCGACCTTACTTTCATGTTTCACCCCTCAAAATGACCAGAGGCCAGAGGAACAGGCACTCCTTGCAGCTGCCCCTTAAAGACCTTGGGGCCCTGCTTCGCCTGTCCTCCGTCCTTCTGGTACTGAGATTAGCTTCTGCTTGCAACCATTATTTCTTGGATTTCGCTTCCTGCTCAACCGCTTTATCAAGCAGCTTCTGCATCTTAGGCTGCTCTGCCTTCACGTAGTCCGCTGCTGTCACCTTGCCATCAAGCACAGGCTGAATATCGGTGAAAAACAGCTGATACCATTCCGAGTTGTACGTCAGCGTGTTAGGCATTGGCTTCCCGTAATCCTCTACGATACGGAGGAATTCTGCTTTGTTTGCAGGCTTCGTCGTCGTGTCTGCAGCCCATTTTTCCGCCATATCTATCAAGTTCGGAATTTGCACCTTCGCATCAACAAGCTGCTGCATGCCTTCCGGAGATGCGGTGAGATACGTTACGAGCTGTGCCGCTTCTTCCGGATTTTTTGAGCCGCTGGATACGCCGATGCCAAGCGAGCCAAGGAAGGTCGCGGATTTGCCGGTCGAGCCCGCAGGGTAAGGGATTAAATCATAATCGAAGGGCAGCGTCTCATACGTCGCAAGATCCCATGGGCCTACCGGGAAAAAGGCAAGCTCGCCCTTCATCCAGCGCTGATACGTATCAAGCGTCGCCGCATCTTCAATAGAAGGCGTAATTTTATGTACATTTTGCATATCGGCAAAATATTGCAGCGCCTCCGCGAACTTCGGATCGTCAATCGTCACCTTCGTATTCGTTGCGTCCAGCCAGTCTGCGCCATTGCTCCAGACGAAGGCCTGCAGCGCCCAGTTGACATTAAAACCCGTTCCGTACTGATCGATTTTGCCATCGCCATTCGTATCCTTCACCAATTGCTGATTGACCTTGATGAATTCATCCCATGTATACGGCTTTTCCTTATCCGGCAATGGGATTCCGGCCGCTGTGAACATGTCTTTATTGTAGCCGAGCGCAAACGGGCCCACGTCCTTTGGCAAGCCATAGATGCTGCCCTGGCCTACGTTATTGCCATCATAGCGGTAAATATCTACGCCGCGCTTCCAAATGTTATCAAAGTCGACATCCTTCACGTATTCCGTAATATCTTTCAAAACTCCCGCATTCACATAAGCTCTTAAATCGCCTGGGTCAAAATAAAAGACGTCCGGCACGCTTTTGCCTGTAATCGCTGCTTTCAGCTTCGTCGCGTATTGGTCGCCCGTCGTCGTAATGATCTTCACCTTGACATCAGGATGATCGGCCTCAAACTTCTTGACTGTCGCCTCATATGCCTTCTGCTCCTCCGGTCCGCCGCGGAACATGAAGCTAAGCTGCTTCGTGCCGCCCTGCCCAGCCTCTGTACTTCCTTCTGTTTGCGAATTGCTGCTGCAGCCCGCGATAACGCCCCCCAGCACAATCGTCGCTGCCATTGCTGCTAGTAAACTTTTTTTCATCCTCAAACCCTCCTCCATAAAATGAAAACGTATTCACAATTTCGAAAAGTTGCCTTGCATCATGATGGTATAAGTACAGTGCTCGCTCACGCGACACATCCGTTTGCAAGTCAAAATCGCCTTTCAACCGTTGTATCGCGCCTTATGAATTCTATTGCTTCATAAACATTAATAATAAATATATTAATAATTAATGTTTTTATTATTTATGATGATAGTTCAAAGCGCTTACATTGTCAACTATATTTGTTTGATTTTTGGAATTTCTTTGCGCTCAGCCAGTCTCTTACTTGCCATCTCGCACCGGGACGCCAAAGCTAGGCTTGCCATCCGCTGTCCAGCCGAATACTTGCGCCCTCGTGTGGCGGTTCGGATCATAAAGCGGATCCCCTGTAATCTCCTTATAATTGCGGGCATGGTAAATCAAAATATCCTGCTTGCCATCCGGCGACACCGTAAAGCTGTTATGTCCAGGGCCATACTGCCCGTTCTCTTCACTCGTTGCAAATACAGGCTCCGGCGCCTTGCTCCATGAAGCCGGGTCGAGCAAATCGCTGTCCTCCGAAGCGCTCAGCAGTCCCATGCAATAATGATGATCCGTTGCGCTGGCTGAATAGCTAATAAATATCGTCCCGCCACGCTTCAGCACCGCAGCTCCTTCATTGACGCAAAAGCCGATCTTTTCCCATTCGTATTCGGGCTGGGCAATCATAACCTGCTTGCCGCTCATCGTCCAAGGATTGCTCATCGCCGCAATATATAAATTGGAGTTGCCTGCGATCGCCAAATCCTTCTGCGCCCAGACGAGATATTGCGTGCCCTTATGCTCGAAGCTTGTCGCATCCAGCGCAAACGATTCCCAATTGGCGACAAGCTGCCCTTTTTCAACCCACTCGCCTTCCAGCGGATTGGCGGATTCATTTTCCAATACGAACATGCGATGGTCGAACAGCCCTTCAACCGTCTCCGTCGTCCGCGCCGCAGCGAAGTAGATATACCATTTGCCCTGAACAACATGCAGCTCCGGCGCCCAAATGTTCGCGCTCATCGGTCCCTCCGCATATTTTCGCCAGGCGACAACTGGCTCCGCTTCCCCTAACTGCTGGATTGTGCGCGCTCTTCTAAGCTCAATGCGGTCGTATTCCGGAACGGAGCCCGTGAAATAGTAGTAGCCGTCGGAATGGAGATATACCCATGGATCCGCACGCTGCGGTATAATAGGATTGACGAAAGATTGCTCGGCTTGGATCTGCTGCTCCATCATAATCAAAACCCCTTTGTTAATTATTCATAAATATATTACTTACTTTCTTCGATGTTAATATATCAACAGCTTTACGCTGCTGTCAACCAGATTATGGCTGTTTGAAGGCGTTTCCTTGTCTGTTTTAGCCAAATCATGTATCATTAGTCTCAATCAGTGTTATTCACATATTCATTAATATTTCAATTTCCGGAGGACGCCACGTTGAAAATAGAACTTTCCGAACAATATTTGCCTGTATTCGAGGCTATATCCAGCAACGTCCGCATCCAAATCATTCACCTTCTGTCGCAAAAATCGATGAATATTCGCGAGCTTGCCGAAGCCCTCGGGCTCAGCAGCGCTATTATGACGATGCATGTCAAGAAGCTCGAGAAAGCAAACATTATTCACTCGGAGATGACGCCTGGCAAAGGCGGGGCAGCACAGAAGGTATGCTCGCTCAGCATCGATAATTTGGAAATTATGTTTCCGATCAAGGATGTGATTCCGCGCGAGGTTCGGCGAACCGATATTTCGATTGGCCATTTTACCGATTTGGACATTTCGCCGACCTGCGGCATTTGTACGAGGGATTCCATCATCGGCATATTCGACGATCCGAGGCATTTTCTTGATCCAGAGCGGCTGAATGCGAAGATTTTGTGGTTTGGGCAAGGGTATATTGAATACAAGATGCCTAATTACATGCTTGGGAGCGAAAATCCGGAGCAGCTCGAAATTTCAATGGAAATTTCCTCGGAGGCCCCTTTTACGAACAACAATTGGCCTTCGGACATCAGCTTCTTTTTCAATGGCATGAAGGTTGGCATGTGGACGAGCCCCGGCGACTTTGGAGGCAAAGGCAAGCTTAATCCGCCATGGTGGTTCGAAAGCGTCAATCAGCATGGGCTGCTCAAGCATTTGATCGTGAAGAAGGAGGGCACCTTCATGGATGGCATTAAGCTGTCCGATGTGACGATTGACGATATCGATATTCGCAGCAACCAGTGGACCTTCCGAATCGCTGTTGAGGAAAATGCCGAGCATATTGGAGGCGTCACGCTGTTCGGCTCCGGCTTCGGCAACCACAATCAGGACCTGGTGTTCCGCCTGTATTATACGAAGCAGCCTCAGGAGAAGGATATCGAAGCTTAGGCAACGGTAACTCCCTGCACAATGACAGCTTTGGCGGACACAGCAGCCGTTAATTCAACCGAATCAAGGGTTAAGGCACAAGTGACGGACTCAGGAGCCGCTATGGTGCTGCAAATGACCATTTTGGCGGGATAATGACGGTCATAGCGGCTTTCCTGTCCGCTTATGGCCTGAAATCGGGTCAAAAGCCAGAATAGCGGAAACTCAGTCCGCCAAAATAGTATGAGCGTTCCCAAGCTGCTGCTTGGTCTAATCAACAGTGCTCTGAACGACCGTGTACTTAGTAACAGTGAACTTAGCAACGGTAGTCTTAGTATCTGTGGTCTTAGCAACACTCGCATGCTGCCGTTCCCTCACCCTTGAAACTGAATCGCAAAATAAGATTGGCCTTGAATAAACGCTAAGCAAGGTACAGCAGGATGGCTACGGTCAACATACCCGCCTAGTATAACTGCACGCAAAAAAGCTGCATCCCTAGAGGGAGGCAGCTTTTTCGTATGGACAGAAATAGTTGTGCTTTAATGATTTCAGTGGGTATCAGGGGAATGAAAAGCATTCATATTCACATACTGATTAACAGGCTTGCGGTAGCCGCGCGGGCGCTCTTTGTTTGGATCGCTTTTGCCCAGCGTTATGAGCATAACTGGCACATAGCGATCGGGAATTTCGAACAGCTGCTGGATTTTATCCGCATCAAAACCGATCATCGGGCACGTATCCCAGCCCATATCCTTCGCGATCAGCATGAACTGCATGGCCGACAGGCTCGCATTACGAATCGCATCGTCCCGCTGGAACAGCTCGCCCCGCGATTCGTAAAATTGGATCACATTTTCATTTTCCTGATCGTAATCGAGCTTGCTCATCATGCCTAGCGCGAGCATGCCTGCATTCAGCTCTCCAACATTGAGGTGCGCCTTCGTATCACCAAGCACGACGATGGCTGCTGAAGCATTTTTTACTTTATATTGTTTGGAAGCTTCATAGATTTTTTCTTTGCTTTCCTCGGATGTCGCCACGATGTAGTGGCTGTGCTGCAAATTAAAAGCCGAAGGCACGAAACGATTTAGTGAAAAAAGCTGCTGAAGCTCATCCTCCGAAATCGCCACATTTTCCACAAAATTCACTGCCGAACGACGTTTTTCGATAATCGTTTTAAGTTCTCCCATGTTCAAACGCTCCCTTTGAAAAATCATTTTTATGTAAGATTAGTTGAAGGCTTGTCTTTATGTTTGTAATTATAATATATCTACTTTAATTTTGTAAGTAGTTTTCGAAAAATATTTTTGTGATTGCTTGCGGATGCGAAAGCGTGCATGACAAATTGATTGCTTCGCATTTTTGGTGCGAATGTGAAGCTCCCATGAAATCCCTGGGGCATTCGCACCTCAGATTATGTCGAACCGTGGCGAAAACGAGCTGTTCCGTAAAAAGTCAAGCTTGCTCTTATCTTTTTTCGATATTATTTCGTTGAAAATACAGGCGATTAATGCCATGATGGGATTAATTGATACTGTTTTTGCTGTCGCACTCCGTATGGAGTGCGTGGATTGAAACCAGTGTACGCAGCTCGCCGGCAATAAGATCCGACCGTCGCACTCCGTATGGAGTGCGTGGATTGAAACTATAGTGTCTTGGAATGACGGTATTTCAGCGTTAGGTCGCACTCCGTATGGAGTGCGTGGATTGAAACATATCCTCGCTGGCTCCGGCAGTCTTGCCAAGCTCGTCGCACTCCGTATGGAGTGCGTGGATTGAAACTGGACAATCTCCTCGGCCTCAGTTTCGGGCGCGAAGTCGCACTCCGTATGGAGTGCGTGGATTGAAACAATGTTGTCGTCATATTTATAATCTCCTTTTTAGTCGCACTCCGCATGGGTGCATGAATTGAAACAAAATAAAAAGACTCCTACAAAGAGTCTTTTTATTCGCACCTCGTATAGCTCTCGACAAGTCCCCTCATATCCCCCGAAAGAAACTAATCTTATTCCGTTGCCGCCTCGCTCAACTCCTGTTCAATTACAGCTTGGATGGCCTCGTAATCGAACGGATTCCCTATTCTCTTGTTGTTAATCATAATGGTCGGAGTCTGCAAAATATTAAAATCCTTCACGAGCTGCTGATCTTGATCGACCCGTGCCTGTATTTCTTCCGAGCTCAGCAGGGCTTTGAACTGGTCCTTGTCCAAATCCGGAACGGAAGCCTCTGCTACCTGCATCAGCTTCTCTACTGTAATCCAAAGTCCGTCATGGTCTGCATCTGGCTGCTCCGCAAACAAAGCTTCATGGAAATGCCAGAAATCGTCCGGATTCGATTCTAGCACCGCTTCTCCAGCCAATGCGCCTAATGCTGATTCTGCCCCATGAAATAGAACGTTCACATACGAGAACGAGACTTGTTTCGTATCTACATAATCTTTCTTTAATTGCGGCCAAATCTGCGAGCTCCATGCTTTGCAGGACGGGCACTTGTAATCTCCGAACTCTACGATAGAAACCTTGGCGGCCTTATCCCCCCATGTAGGCTGGCTGGAAATGGGCGGAGCCTCTGCTGCTTCCTGCTCGATGCCCGTCCGGCTTTTAGAAATCTCGTTAATGGCGAACAGCGCAATAAAAACAACGACAATGACTAAGGTATACCAAACTAACGACCTTGATTTCACATTTTTCTTTTTCATCCTGCTTCTGCCCCCTGTACTATTCATAAAAATGCAGCGCTTTGTAGAAATGCTTTTACATCCAATTTAAAGAAGAAATCTCAACTCACCTTAACATATGAGCAAATATTCATCAATCGTCTAACCATTTAGAAATTTTGAAAAAACTTCACCACTTGTTGGTAGGGCTTCTTCTCAAATAACAGTAGGCCACTCCACAACGATCATGAAAACACCTATGATATAATAACGAACATGAGTACGAAATGAATTAACAGGCGGGGATACATATGAAATTGGAGCGATTGGTCTCCATCATCTACAAGCTGCTGAATAACAAAGTTTTGTCTGCCTCGATGCTGGCTGAAGAGTTTCAAGTTTCCCAAAGAACCATCTATCGGGATATTGATGTGATTTGTGCTGCGGGCTTCCCCGTCGTCTCCTATCAGGGAATGCATGGCGGATATGGCATAATGGACGGTTATAAAATGGATAAAAGCTTGCTCGGTTCCTACGATGTCGATTCGCTGATCACTGTGCTCAGCAGCCTCGCCACCGTGTTCGACGATGAGCGTGCGCAGGGTACCATTGAACGGCTGCAAACAATTGGACCCGAGCATCAGAGCCCTAGTTTATCTGTGAACCTTGAAACCCGGCGGGCGGAGCCGGACGCACTTCGTCATTTACGCACAGGCATTACGAAGCGAAAAATCGTCCGCTTTGATTATATCAATGCAAATAATGAACGTACGACCCGGGATATGGAGCCCATGTGGCTGCATTTCAAATACAGCAATTGGTACGTTTATGGGTTTTGCCGAGCACGGCAGGATTATCGGGAGTTTCGACTATCCCGGATGATGAATTTATTTTTGACCGAGGACAGCTTTCAGCCGCATCAAGCAGCACCTAAAGAAGCTGCTATCTCAACCACAGAATGGCACGATCAGCTGCGAAATGTGGTAATCCGAGTGGGACCAGAGGCTTTGGCCGAAGCGATGGATCAATTTCATCAGGCTGATAAACAATTTCATGCCGATGGAAGCATGACGATGCAAATTCCTGTATATAAACCATTAGAAGCCCGTTGGCTTTGGTCCATTCTGCTGGGTTTTGGGAGTGGCGCCGAGGTCCTTGAGCCTTTTGCACTGCGAGGGATTTTAAAAAAACAGCTGCAAAAAACACTTCAACTGTATGAAGAAGTATGACGAACTATTGTCATACTTCTTTTTTTATTATAACAACAGAAACAAAATCTAAATTTAGAAGAAGCCGAAAGGAGACGATATGAATGTAGAAGCATCCAGTACAATTATTTGAATACCACACATGGGCAAACCCTCCTGTTTTAGAGCGTATCAAGGAGCGCCCGCCCACTGTGCAGAGTCAAAAAGTGAACAGCTCGATTCCCACCATCGCCCAGCCCCAAGTTTTATCTATGTTGGATGAATACGCCAATCGCTTTGTCCAGTTATTAGAAAAATTCATAGAATGGCCGCTAAGCCAAGCCTATTTGGAGCAATCTATTCTGCTTGAAAATCGACAATCCATTCGCCGGAATCCGCTAAACAAGTTCAGAACACTGCTGCTTATAACACGATTGTTGAGACACGCAACTCGGGACGGTTCCTCCTTTTTCCGAGGACTGAGATTCCGCTATTTTGGCTTTTGAACCGACTTCGGGCCGTACGCGGACAGGAAATCCGTTATTGCCCCCATTATCCATTCAAAATGGCTTTTGGCAGCACATTTGGGGCTCCTGAGTCCGCCTATTGTGCTTTGCCCATGTTTCTTTTAAAATAGCGTCTGCTGTGTCCGCCAACTCTATCTTTGTGCAGGAATCAAGCCCCTTAAACCCGATCAGCAGCTGGCTCGCTTACTTTTACAAACACGCACCCCAATACAAAAATACGATTTTTCGAATAGGAGAATTAATGATGTTCAATGTCTTGCTGGAAATTAATTGGATCGCCGTTCTGCTAGCTGTATTAGCAACCTCTATTTTGGGAGGCGTTTGGTTTACTATCTTTTTTGGGAAGGCTTATGCTTTTGCGTTAGGAAAAGAAGGAACACCACGTGAAAAACCAGCTCCCCTTTTTATCGCGGGACCTTTTGTCTGTGGTTTAGCAACTACAGTCACTATGGCCATTTTGATTTATGCCTTCGATATCGAATCTATGGTTAATGCGCTAATCTTTGGTGGCATTGTTGGTGTTGGATTGTTGGCTTCAACAACCGTCAATACGGCGATCAACCCAAACATGCCTCGCCCGCTGTTATACGGACTAATTAGCGGAAGCTATTTTTTACTTACAGGTTTGATTATTAGCGTAATTGTTGTAGCTATGAAATAATTTCTGCGAAAAATAAATCGCCTTTTCTGGTAATGATAATAACGACTCTCCATGCCTAGAAAGGAGGAACTTACTTTGTCTATCGATATTGAAAATCTATTGGCATTAACATCGCGAGAAGCTTTGAGAATTTGGCTGCAGGAAAACGGACAGACCGAAGCATGTTGTTGGGTAGTCGTAAGCATGACGCCAAACCCGGACACGCTGCTGTATTTGGACGCGGTCGAGGAATGTTTGTGCTTTGGATGGATTGATGGGGTGAAAAAGAAATTTTCTGCATCCCAGCTCGCGCAGAGATTGTCTCCTAGAAGCAAAAAAAGCTCATGGACTGAATTGAATAAAGAACGCGTCCGCCGACTAGAAAAGCTGGGATTAATGAGCGACGAAGGAAGAAAGGTGCTCCCTGATATGGAGCCCCATTCCTTTAAAATAGATCGCCTTATAGATCAAAGGCTGAAAGAAGACCCGCAAGGATATGAAAATTTCTGCGCTTTTCCAGCTCTTTATCAAAGAGTTCGAATCGACACGATACAAAGCTATAAAAATCAGCCATCATTGTTTGAGAGCCGATTAGACAAATTTATAGCCAACACGAAAGAAAATAAAATGTACGGTCAATGGCATGATAATGGGCGCCTCCTAAACTATTAAGCTGCCCTATAGCACGAATAGAGTGAAATGGTTTTTTAAGGTGATAATGACACCTCTAAATCATACCCAAACGAGCAGGCCGCCCACCTCGGGCGATCTGCTCGTTTTTCCAATTTCAGCTTTGCAGCTTTTCCTATTTGCAGCTTTTCTTTTTTGCATCTTCGCGTTTATTCATATTGGAACTTTAATCCTTGAATGATAAGCTTCATTCAATTTCATTCAGTTTCATTCAGCTTCATTCACTCATTAACGAGGCATACTATAATTTCCCCAGCAAATTCGCGCGTATTTCTGCCAGCTTCTGCTCACGCACCAGCTTGCCATTTTCAAAAATCGTTTTCAGCGCGTCTTCGTGCTTCCTTGCCTCATATTGCTGCACGCTTAAATCGTCAGTGAGCGTCAGTACACCGTCCTGCTCGGTTACGAGCACGAGTCCGGTTTGCGATTTTTTCACTTTGCCGATATCGGTTGCCGGGTCTTTGAAAATTTTGCGCTCTTCGCCGTTAATAATCGTAAACGTCGATTTCAGCGCAAAGCCGAACGTATCTCTCGTATTGTACTGGTACGTGAACGAGCCGATACCGAACACCATATTTGTCGAAGCAAAGCCCTTCGCCGCCAGCTTCTCGCAAATTTCACGGCAGCGGCTGATCGTAATCGCATCCCCATAAATCGCGCCAATGTGGCTGTCGAGCTGCTTAAAGCCCTTCTCCGTCACTGTGCCGCCGAAAATATCCCACAAAATTTCAATAACGCCTTTGCGCTCGAATGGATGCTGCGAATCGGGATCGCCGCAAATAATTTTAACCGGATCTCCACTGTCCGGACGAATGACAACCTTGCCGTCGCGAGCGAGAATATCCTCTTTAAGCCCTCTGACCACCACATCGAGCACGCTCCACAAATCCCATGTATCCGAGACGATCGAGACGAAGCCATTCGGATACACCTCATTGATCAAATAGCGGTACGACGCCATTTCATCGGTACCATGGGCGCACATGACGCTGTGCTCGGTCGCTGGAATCGAGGTGCCTACCAGCTCTTTTTCCATATTCGCGCCATAAAATTGCTCCAAATACAAAATCGCCGGAACCGTATCCGTTCCTGTGAACGACAGCAAATGCCCGGCTCCGCTGCCCTTCGCCGCTTCCAGCGAGCTCATGCCCCGCATCGAAAAATCATGCCCCTGAAAAGGCACGCCCGACGTATCGCCGTTCGTCTGCAAAGCGTATTGCTCCAATATTTTGCGGTACTCAAAAGCTATCGTCGCGCTCGTCGTCGGCATCCAAAGCTGGCACGACATGAGCGTCTCCAAATAATTGGTTACCCAGAAAAAGTCAGGATGCGTATTTTCAATCGTCAGCATCGGCACTTTAACCGGAACGATCAAGCCTTCCTCAATCGCCTTAACGCGAATCGGCAAGTAGCCGAGCTCATGCAGCGCAGCGATGTGCGAAGCATCTGGATTAGCATCGCCCAGCGCAAATTTAAGCACTCTGC from the Paenibacillus sp. BIHB 4019 genome contains:
- a CDS encoding YafY family protein, with product MKLERLVSIIYKLLNNKVLSASMLAEEFQVSQRTIYRDIDVICAAGFPVVSYQGMHGGYGIMDGYKMDKSLLGSYDVDSLITVLSSLATVFDDERAQGTIERLQTIGPEHQSPSLSVNLETRRAEPDALRHLRTGITKRKIVRFDYINANNERTTRDMEPMWLHFKYSNWYVYGFCRARQDYREFRLSRMMNLFLTEDSFQPHQAAPKEAAISTTEWHDQLRNVVIRVGPEALAEAMDQFHQADKQFHADGSMTMQIPVYKPLEARWLWSILLGFGSGAEVLEPFALRGILKKQLQKTLQLYEEV
- a CDS encoding nicotinate phosphoribosyltransferase; the encoded protein is MTTKTAYPATLLCDFYKISHKNQYPKGTELVYSTWTARTSRLEGVEEVVAFGFQAFIKEYLIDYFNEHFFARTKEEVVEEYRRVLKFALGDANPDASHIAALHELGYLPIRVKAIEEGLIVPVKVPMLTIENTHPDFFWVTNYLETLMSCQLWMPTTSATIAFEYRKILEQYALQTNGDTSGVPFQGHDFSMRGMSSLEAAKGSGAGHLLSFTGTDTVPAILYLEQFYGANMEKELVGTSIPATEHSVMCAHGTDEMASYRYLINEVYPNGFVSIVSDTWDLWSVLDVVVRGLKEDILARDGKVVIRPDSGDPVKIICGDPDSQHPFERKGVIEILWDIFGGTVTEKGFKQLDSHIGAIYGDAITISRCREICEKLAAKGFASTNMVFGIGSFTYQYNTRDTFGFALKSTFTIINGEERKIFKDPATDIGKVKKSQTGLVLVTEQDGVLTLTDDLSVQQYEARKHEDALKTIFENGKLVREQKLAEIRANLLGKL
- a CDS encoding nitroreductase family protein, encoding MGELKTIIEKRRSAVNFVENVAISEDELQQLFSLNRFVPSAFNLQHSHYIVATSEESKEKIYEASKQYKVKNASAAIVVLGDTKAHLNVGELNAGMLALGMMSKLDYDQENENVIQFYESRGELFQRDDAIRNASLSAMQFMLIAKDMGWDTCPMIGFDADKIQQLFEIPDRYVPVMLITLGKSDPNKERPRGYRKPVNQYVNMNAFHSPDTH
- a CDS encoding YdeI/OmpD-associated family protein is translated as MDIENLLALTSREALRIWLQENGQTEACCWVVVSMTPNPDTLLYLDAVEECLCFGWIDGVKKKFSASQLAQRLSPRSKKSSWTELNKERVRRLEKLGLMSDEGRKVLPDMEPHSFKIDRLIDQRLKEDPQGYENFCAFPALYQRVRIDTIQSYKNQPSLFESRLDKFIANTKENKMYGQWHDNGRLLNY
- a CDS encoding DsbA family protein encodes the protein MKKKNVKSRSLVWYTLVIVVVFIALFAINEISKSRTGIEQEAAEAPPISSQPTWGDKAAKVSIVEFGDYKCPSCKAWSSQIWPQLKKDYVDTKQVSFSYVNVLFHGAESALGALAGEAVLESNPDDFWHFHEALFAEQPDADHDGLWITVEKLMQVAEASVPDLDKDQFKALLSSEEIQARVDQDQQLVKDFNILQTPTIMINNKRIGNPFDYEAIQAVIEQELSEAATE
- a CDS encoding DUF1761 domain-containing protein produces the protein MMFNVLLEINWIAVLLAVLATSILGGVWFTIFFGKAYAFALGKEGTPREKPAPLFIAGPFVCGLATTVTMAILIYAFDIESMVNALIFGGIVGVGLLASTTVNTAINPNMPRPLLYGLISGSYFLLTGLIISVIVVAMK